One genomic window of Streptomyces sp. WP-1 includes the following:
- the recO gene encoding DNA repair protein RecO: protein MSLFRDDGIVLRTQKLGEADRIITLLTRGHGRVRAVARGVRRTKSKFGARLEPFSHVDVQFFARGSELIGRGLPLCTQSETIAPYGGGIVTDYGRYTAGTAMLETAERFTDHEGEPAVQQYLLLVGALRTLARGEHAPNLVLDAFLLRSLAVNGYAPSFGDCARCGMPGPNRFFSVASGGSVCVDCRVPGSVVPSPGTLVLLGALLTGDWETADACEARFVREGSGLVSAYLHWHLERGLRSLRYVEKS from the coding sequence ATGAGTCTGTTCCGCGACGACGGCATCGTGCTGCGCACCCAGAAGCTGGGTGAGGCGGACCGGATCATCACCCTGCTCACCCGGGGGCACGGCCGGGTGCGGGCCGTGGCGCGGGGGGTGCGGCGCACCAAGTCGAAGTTCGGGGCCCGGCTGGAGCCCTTCTCCCATGTGGACGTGCAGTTCTTCGCGCGCGGGAGCGAGCTGATCGGGCGCGGGCTGCCGCTGTGCACCCAGAGCGAGACGATCGCGCCGTACGGCGGCGGCATCGTGACCGACTACGGGCGCTACACCGCCGGTACGGCCATGCTGGAGACCGCCGAGCGGTTCACCGACCACGAGGGCGAGCCCGCCGTACAGCAGTACCTGCTGCTGGTCGGCGCCCTGCGGACGCTGGCGCGGGGGGAGCACGCCCCGAACCTGGTGCTGGACGCGTTCCTGCTGCGCTCGCTCGCCGTCAACGGGTACGCGCCCAGCTTCGGCGACTGCGCCCGGTGCGGGATGCCGGGGCCCAACCGGTTCTTCTCCGTCGCCTCCGGCGGCTCCGTGTGCGTGGACTGCCGGGTGCCCGGCAGCGTCGTACCGTCCCCGGGGACCCTGGTACTGCTGGGCGCGCTGCTTACGGGAGACTGGGAGACGGCGGACGCCTGCGAGGCGCGGTTCGTCCGGGAGGGCAGTGGGCTGGTCTCCGCCTATCTGCACTGGCATCTGGAACGCGGGCTGCGCTCGCTGCGGTACGTGGAAAAGTCCTAG
- a CDS encoding isoprenyl transferase has product MVVRGILGRQRREYSAPEPHPSGARPPKLPGELVPNHVAIVMDGNGRWAKERGLPRTEGHKVGAEQVLDVLQGAIEMGVGNISLYAFSTENWKRSPEEVRFLMNFNRDFIRKSRDQLDALGVRVRWAGRMPRLWKSVAKELQVAQEQTKDNDKLTLYFCMNYGGRAELADAAKALAEDVRAGRLDPSKVSEKTIQKYLYYPDMPDVDMFLRPSGEQRTSNYLLWQSAYAELVFQDVLWPDFDRRDLWRACLEFASRDRRFGGAIPNEELLAMEGDG; this is encoded by the coding sequence ATGGTGGTACGCGGGATCCTGGGGCGCCAGCGGCGCGAGTACTCGGCGCCGGAGCCGCACCCCTCCGGTGCCCGTCCGCCGAAGCTCCCCGGTGAGCTGGTCCCGAACCACGTGGCGATCGTCATGGACGGCAACGGGCGGTGGGCCAAGGAGCGGGGGCTGCCGCGCACCGAGGGGCACAAGGTCGGCGCCGAGCAGGTGCTCGACGTGCTCCAGGGCGCGATCGAGATGGGCGTGGGCAACATCTCGCTGTACGCCTTCTCCACCGAGAACTGGAAGCGCTCGCCCGAGGAGGTGCGCTTCCTCATGAACTTCAACCGCGACTTCATCCGCAAGAGCCGCGACCAGCTGGACGCGCTGGGCGTGCGGGTGCGCTGGGCCGGGCGGATGCCCCGGCTGTGGAAGTCGGTCGCCAAGGAGCTCCAGGTCGCGCAGGAGCAGACCAAGGACAACGACAAGCTCACGCTGTACTTCTGCATGAACTACGGCGGCCGGGCCGAACTCGCCGACGCGGCCAAGGCGTTGGCGGAGGACGTGCGGGCCGGGCGGCTGGATCCGTCCAAGGTGTCCGAGAAGACGATCCAGAAGTACCTGTACTACCCGGACATGCCGGACGTCGACATGTTCCTGCGGCCCAGCGGGGAGCAGCGGACGTCCAACTACCTGCTCTGGCAGAGCGCTTACGCCGAGCTGGTCTTCCAGGACGTGCTGTGGCCGGACTTCGACCGGCGGGACCTGTGGCGGGCGTGCCTGGAATTCGCCTCCCGCGACCGGCGGTTCGGCGGCGCGATCCCGAACGAGGAGCTGCTGGCGATGGAGGGCGACGGCTGA
- a CDS encoding Fur family transcriptional regulator produces MTTAGPPVKGRATRQRAAVAAALDEVDEFRSAQELHDMLKHKGDSVGLTTVYRTLQSLADAGEVDVLRTSEGESVYRRCSTGEHHHHLVCRGCGKAVEVEGPAVEKWAEAIASEHGYVNVAHTVEIFGTCAECATRNN; encoded by the coding sequence GTGACGACCGCTGGACCGCCCGTGAAGGGCCGCGCGACCCGTCAGCGGGCAGCAGTGGCGGCCGCGCTGGACGAGGTCGACGAGTTCCGCAGCGCGCAGGAGCTCCACGACATGCTCAAGCACAAGGGCGACTCCGTCGGGCTCACCACCGTCTACCGCACGCTCCAGTCCCTCGCCGACGCCGGCGAGGTCGACGTGCTGCGCACGTCCGAGGGCGAGTCCGTCTACCGCCGCTGCTCCACCGGCGAGCACCACCACCATCTCGTCTGCCGCGGCTGCGGCAAGGCGGTGGAGGTGGAGGGCCCCGCGGTGGAGAAGTGGGCGGAGGCGATCGCGTCGGAGCACGGGTATGTGAACGTGGCGCACACCGTGGAGATCTTCGGTACGTGCGCGGAGTGCGCCACGCGGAACAACTGA
- a CDS encoding metal ABC transporter permease, with amino-acid sequence MDFLNYAFMQRALLAAVLVGITAPAIGIYLVQRRQALMGDGIGHVAMTGVGLGFLLSTSPVWMATAVSVLGALLMELIRWYGRTRGDIALAMLFYGGMAGGVMFINMAPTGSNANLTTYLFGSLSTVSPSDVLAICLLAAFVVLVTLGLRRQLFAVSQDEEFARVTGLPVRALNLLTAVTAAVTVTVAMRVVGLLLVSALMVVPVAAAQQLTRSFAMTFAIAVALGITVTVSGTIASFYQDVPPGATIVLLTIAAFVVLTALAAPLARRRARAATAAGPGGGPAECVIPAARGTGEEINA; translated from the coding sequence ATGGACTTCCTGAACTACGCCTTCATGCAGCGGGCCCTGCTCGCCGCCGTCCTGGTCGGCATCACCGCCCCCGCCATCGGCATCTACCTGGTCCAGCGCCGCCAGGCCCTGATGGGCGACGGCATCGGACACGTCGCCATGACCGGCGTCGGCCTCGGCTTCCTGCTGTCCACCTCCCCGGTCTGGATGGCGACGGCGGTCTCGGTGCTCGGCGCCCTCCTGATGGAGCTGATCCGCTGGTACGGCAGGACGCGCGGCGACATCGCGCTGGCCATGCTCTTCTACGGCGGCATGGCGGGCGGCGTGATGTTCATCAACATGGCGCCGACGGGCTCCAACGCCAATCTGACGACCTACCTCTTCGGCTCCCTGTCCACGGTCTCCCCGTCCGACGTCCTCGCGATCTGCCTGCTGGCCGCGTTCGTGGTGCTGGTCACCCTCGGTCTGCGCCGCCAGCTGTTCGCGGTCAGCCAGGACGAGGAGTTCGCCCGGGTCACGGGGCTGCCGGTGCGCGCCCTGAACCTGCTGACGGCGGTCACGGCGGCGGTGACGGTGACGGTCGCCATGCGCGTCGTCGGGCTGCTGCTGGTCTCCGCGCTGATGGTGGTGCCGGTGGCGGCGGCCCAGCAGCTCACCCGCAGCTTCGCCATGACGTTCGCGATCGCGGTGGCGCTCGGCATCACGGTGACCGTCAGCGGCACGATCGCGTCGTTCTACCAGGACGTGCCGCCCGGTGCGACGATCGTCCTGCTCACCATCGCCGCGTTCGTCGTCCTGACCGCGCTGGCGGCCCCGTTGGCCCGCCGACGCGCCCGCGCGGCCACGGCCGCGGGGCCGGGCGGGGGTCCGGCGGAGTGCGTGATTCCGGCCGCGCGCGGCACGGGGGAGGAGATCAACGCCTGA
- a CDS encoding metal ABC transporter ATP-binding protein: METHGEPVISLRGVRADLGGRPVLRGIDLTVSRGEVVALLGANGSGKSTAIRTIIGQVPLADGAIELFGTPRRAFRDWSRVGYVPQRTTAAGGVPATVTEIVSSGRLARTRFGLFRKDDRDAVREALERVGMADRAKDSVNALSGGQHQRVLIARALVARPELLIMDEPMAGVDLASQEILARTLKSQVAAGTTVLLVLHELGPLEPLIDRAVVLRDGCVLHDGPPPRAVGQHALPGHDHVHPHAPAGAEPIRTGLLS, translated from the coding sequence ATGGAGACGCACGGCGAACCCGTCATATCCCTGCGCGGAGTGCGGGCCGACCTCGGCGGCCGGCCGGTCCTGCGCGGCATCGACCTCACCGTCTCGCGCGGCGAGGTCGTCGCCCTCCTCGGCGCCAACGGCTCCGGCAAGTCCACGGCGATCCGTACGATCATCGGCCAGGTCCCGCTCGCCGACGGTGCCATCGAGCTGTTCGGCACCCCCCGGCGCGCCTTCCGCGACTGGTCCCGCGTGGGCTACGTACCGCAGCGCACCACGGCCGCGGGCGGTGTCCCGGCGACGGTCACCGAGATCGTCTCCTCCGGCCGCCTCGCCCGCACCCGCTTCGGCCTCTTCCGCAAGGACGACCGGGACGCCGTACGCGAAGCCCTGGAGCGGGTCGGCATGGCGGACCGCGCCAAGGACTCGGTGAACGCCCTGTCCGGGGGCCAGCACCAGCGCGTGCTGATCGCCCGCGCGCTCGTCGCCCGCCCCGAACTGCTGATCATGGACGAGCCGATGGCCGGCGTCGACCTGGCCAGCCAGGAGATCCTGGCCCGGACGCTGAAGTCCCAGGTGGCGGCCGGTACGACGGTCCTGCTCGTGCTGCACGAACTGGGCCCCCTGGAACCGCTGATCGACCGCGCGGTCGTCCTGCGCGACGGCTGCGTGCTGCACGACGGGCCGCCCCCGAGAGCCGTCGGCCAGCATGCGCTGCCGGGCCACGACCACGTACACCCGCACGCGCCCGCGGGCGCCGAACCGATCCGGACGGGGCTGCTGAGCTGA
- a CDS encoding metal ABC transporter substrate-binding protein, whose amino-acid sequence MNIRGRLIPAAALTAVTALGLGTLSGCSGSSSAASGDGRLDVIASFYPMSFLAERIGGDHVHVTSLTTPGQEPHDLEISPKQIAAIDDADAVLYLKNLQPSVDAAVAQSSVKTKVDAASLVSMEAHGNEVGGHAAAHDTGKGEESAGQDPHIWLDPVRYAQVAQGVGKALEKADPEHAGDYRKNTAALVKQLGDLDQRFRTGLAHTESKVFITTHAAFGYLAERYGLTEEAINGLDPDSEPSAARVRDLERLAKADHVSTVFYETLVSDKTAKTIAHDANLKTDVLDPIEGITGKSRGKDYFSVQNANLKALQQALGTK is encoded by the coding sequence ATGAACATACGTGGACGCCTCATACCCGCCGCCGCCCTGACCGCCGTCACCGCCCTCGGCCTCGGCACCCTCTCCGGCTGCTCCGGGAGCAGCTCGGCGGCGAGCGGTGACGGCAGGCTCGACGTCATCGCGTCCTTCTATCCGATGTCCTTCCTCGCCGAGCGGATCGGCGGCGACCACGTCCACGTCACCAGTCTCACCACACCCGGCCAGGAGCCGCACGACCTGGAGATCAGCCCCAAGCAGATCGCCGCGATCGACGACGCCGACGCCGTCCTCTACCTCAAGAACCTCCAGCCCTCCGTGGACGCCGCGGTCGCGCAGTCCTCGGTGAAGACCAAGGTGGACGCCGCCTCCCTGGTCTCCATGGAGGCCCACGGCAACGAGGTCGGCGGACATGCGGCCGCGCACGACACCGGCAAGGGCGAGGAGTCGGCCGGCCAGGACCCGCACATCTGGCTCGACCCGGTGCGCTACGCCCAGGTCGCCCAGGGCGTCGGCAAGGCCCTGGAGAAGGCCGACCCCGAGCACGCGGGCGACTACCGGAAGAACACCGCGGCCCTGGTCAAGCAGCTCGGCGACCTGGACCAGCGCTTCCGCACCGGCCTCGCGCACACCGAGTCCAAGGTCTTCATCACCACCCACGCCGCCTTCGGCTACCTCGCCGAGCGCTACGGCCTCACCGAGGAGGCGATCAACGGCCTCGACCCCGACTCGGAGCCGAGCGCCGCGCGCGTGCGGGACCTGGAGCGGCTGGCGAAGGCCGACCACGTCTCGACCGTCTTCTACGAGACGCTCGTCAGCGACAAGACCGCGAAGACCATCGCGCACGACGCGAACCTGAAGACCGATGTCCTCGACCCGATCGAGGGGATCACGGGCAAGTCCCGCGGCAAGGACTACTTCTCCGTCCAGAACGCCAACCTCAAGGCGCTTCAGCAGGCGCTGGGCACCAAGTGA
- a CDS encoding glycine--tRNA ligase gives MAADKIDTIVSLSKRRGFVFPCSEIYGGQRAAWDYGPLGVELKENIKRQWWRYMVTSREDVVGIDSSVILAPEVWVASGHVATFTDPLTECTACHKRFRADHLEESYEEKKGHAPANGLADINCPNCGNKGQFTEPKQFSGLLSTHLGPTQDSGSVAYLRPETAQGIFTNFAQVQVASRRKPPFGIAQMGKSFRNEITPGNFIFRTREFEQMEMEFFVKPGEDEQWQEYWMEQRWNWYTGLGLRTENMRWYEHPKEKLSHYSKRTADIEYRFQFGGSEWGELEGVANRTDYDLGAHSKASGQDLSYFDQEAGERWTPYVIEPAAGVGRTMLAFLLDAYVEDEAPNAKGKMEKRTVLRLDHRLAPVKVAVLPLSRNAELSPKAKGLAQALRQNWNIDFDDAGAIGRRYRRQDEIGTPFCVTVDFDTLEDNAVTVRERDTMKQERVSLDQIEGYLAQRLLGC, from the coding sequence GTGGCCGCCGACAAGATCGACACCATCGTCAGCCTGAGCAAGCGCCGTGGCTTCGTTTTCCCGTGCAGTGAGATCTACGGCGGTCAGCGTGCCGCCTGGGACTACGGACCGCTGGGTGTCGAGCTCAAGGAGAACATCAAGCGCCAGTGGTGGCGCTACATGGTGACGTCCCGCGAGGACGTGGTCGGTATCGACTCGTCCGTCATCCTGGCCCCCGAGGTCTGGGTCGCGTCCGGCCACGTCGCCACCTTCACGGACCCGCTGACCGAGTGCACCGCGTGCCACAAGCGGTTCCGCGCCGATCACCTCGAAGAGTCCTACGAGGAGAAGAAGGGCCACGCCCCGGCGAACGGCCTGGCCGACATCAACTGCCCCAACTGCGGCAACAAGGGCCAGTTCACCGAGCCCAAGCAGTTCTCCGGCCTGCTGTCCACGCACCTCGGCCCGACCCAGGACTCCGGCTCGGTCGCCTACCTGCGCCCCGAGACCGCCCAGGGCATCTTCACCAACTTCGCCCAGGTGCAGGTCGCCTCGCGCCGCAAGCCGCCGTTCGGCATCGCCCAGATGGGCAAGTCGTTCCGCAACGAGATCACGCCGGGCAACTTCATCTTCCGCACCCGCGAGTTCGAGCAGATGGAGATGGAGTTCTTCGTCAAGCCGGGCGAGGACGAGCAGTGGCAGGAATACTGGATGGAGCAGCGCTGGAACTGGTACACGGGCCTCGGCCTGCGCACCGAGAACATGCGCTGGTACGAGCACCCGAAGGAGAAGCTCTCCCACTACTCGAAGCGGACCGCGGACATCGAGTACCGCTTCCAGTTCGGTGGCAGTGAGTGGGGCGAGCTGGAGGGTGTCGCCAACCGCACGGACTACGACCTCGGCGCGCACTCCAAGGCCTCCGGCCAGGACCTCTCCTACTTCGACCAGGAGGCCGGGGAGCGCTGGACGCCGTACGTCATCGAGCCGGCGGCGGGCGTCGGCCGCACCATGCTGGCCTTCCTGCTCGACGCGTACGTCGAGGACGAGGCGCCCAACGCCAAGGGCAAGATGGAGAAGCGCACGGTGCTGCGCCTCGACCACCGCCTCGCCCCGGTGAAGGTGGCCGTGCTGCCGCTGTCCCGCAACGCGGAGCTGTCGCCTAAGGCCAAGGGCCTCGCGCAGGCGCTGCGGCAGAACTGGAACATCGACTTCGACGACGCGGGCGCCATCGGCCGCCGCTACCGCCGTCAGGACGAGATCGGTACGCCGTTCTGTGTCACCGTCGACTTCGACACGCTCGAGGACAACGCGGTGACCGTGCGCGAGCGCGACACGATGAAGCAGGAGCGGGTGTCGCTCGACCAGATCGAGGGGTACCTGGCGCAGCGCCTGCTGGGCTGCTGA
- a CDS encoding chitinase, whose protein sequence is MLRRSLSLLAAALATACLTQLPAAHPASAADTCAVKSRPAGKVLQGYWENWDGAANGVHPPFGWTPITDSRIPAHGYNVIDAAFPVIRSDGTALWEDGMDTGVKVPTPAEMCAAKASGQTILLSIGGATAGIDLNSTAVADTFVSTVVPILKQYNFDGIDIDIETGLTGSGNINQLSTSQANLIRIIDGILARMPAGFGLTMAPETAYVTGGSVTYGSIWGAYLPVIKKYADNGRLWWLDMQYYNGSMYGCSGDSYEAGTVAGFTAQTDCLNKGLVVQGTTVKVPYDKQVPGLPAQPGAGGGYMSPSLVSQAWQHYGTSLKGLMDWSLNWDGSKNWTFGDNVKALQGR, encoded by the coding sequence ATGCTCCGCCGCTCGCTGTCCCTGCTCGCCGCCGCCCTCGCGACCGCCTGTCTCACCCAGCTCCCCGCCGCGCACCCCGCCTCGGCCGCCGACACCTGCGCGGTGAAGTCCCGCCCGGCGGGCAAGGTGCTCCAGGGCTACTGGGAGAACTGGGACGGCGCCGCCAACGGGGTCCATCCGCCCTTCGGCTGGACCCCGATCACCGACTCCCGTATCCCCGCGCACGGTTACAACGTCATCGACGCGGCCTTCCCGGTGATCCGCTCCGACGGCACGGCGCTGTGGGAGGACGGCATGGACACCGGGGTGAAGGTGCCGACGCCCGCGGAGATGTGCGCGGCGAAGGCGTCCGGCCAGACGATCCTGCTCTCCATCGGGGGCGCGACGGCCGGCATCGACCTCAACTCCACTGCGGTCGCCGACACGTTCGTCTCGACCGTCGTACCGATCCTGAAGCAGTACAACTTCGACGGCATCGACATCGACATCGAGACCGGCCTGACGGGCAGCGGGAACATCAACCAACTGTCCACGTCCCAGGCGAACCTGATTCGCATCATCGACGGCATCCTCGCGCGGATGCCGGCCGGCTTCGGGCTGACGATGGCCCCGGAGACGGCGTACGTCACCGGCGGCAGCGTCACCTACGGCTCGATCTGGGGCGCGTACCTGCCGGTCATCAAGAAGTACGCGGACAACGGCCGGCTGTGGTGGCTGGACATGCAGTACTACAACGGCAGCATGTACGGCTGCTCCGGCGACTCCTACGAGGCCGGCACGGTGGCGGGCTTCACCGCCCAGACCGACTGCCTGAACAAGGGCCTGGTGGTGCAGGGCACGACCGTCAAGGTCCCCTACGACAAGCAGGTCCCGGGGCTGCCCGCCCAGCCCGGCGCGGGCGGCGGCTACATGTCCCCGTCCCTGGTCTCCCAGGCGTGGCAGCACTACGGCACTTCACTCAAGGGCCTGATGGACTGGTCCCTCAACTGGGACGGCTCGAAGAACTGGACCTTCGGCGACAACGTCAAGGCGCTGCAAGGGCGTTGA
- a CDS encoding aldo/keto reductase — protein sequence MTTTPHTRNLGTTGPRVSALGLGCMGMSALYGEADRAESVATVHAALEAGVTLLDTGDFYAMGHNEMLIGEALRTAPAALREQALVSVKFGALRDPEGNWSGYDGRPAAVKNFAAYSLQRLGVDHIDVYRIARLDPDVPIEETVGAIAELIEKGYVRHVGLSEVGAGTIRRAAATAPVSDLQIEYSLISRSIEREILPTTRELGIGITAYGVLSRGLISGHFTRDRQLAAGDFRAHSPRFQGENLQHNLNLVDALRAIAERKGATVAQTAIAWVLSRGEDIVPLVGARTRERLTESLGALDVTLDAADLAAIEEAVPADAAAGDRYPSAQMAHLDSER from the coding sequence ATGACGACGACACCGCACACCCGAAACCTCGGCACCACCGGCCCCCGGGTCTCCGCCCTCGGCCTCGGCTGCATGGGCATGTCCGCGCTGTACGGAGAGGCCGACCGCGCCGAGTCCGTCGCGACCGTCCACGCCGCCCTGGAGGCGGGCGTGACCCTGCTGGACACCGGCGACTTCTACGCCATGGGGCACAACGAGATGCTGATCGGCGAGGCCCTGCGCACCGCGCCCGCCGCGCTGCGCGAACAGGCCCTGGTCAGCGTGAAGTTCGGCGCCCTGCGCGACCCGGAGGGCAACTGGAGCGGCTACGACGGCCGGCCCGCCGCCGTGAAGAACTTCGCCGCCTACTCCCTCCAGCGCCTCGGCGTCGACCACATCGACGTCTACCGGATCGCCCGCCTCGACCCGGACGTCCCGATCGAGGAGACCGTCGGCGCCATCGCCGAACTGATCGAGAAGGGGTACGTCCGCCATGTCGGCCTCAGCGAGGTCGGCGCCGGGACGATCCGCCGGGCCGCCGCCACCGCGCCGGTCTCCGACCTCCAGATCGAGTACTCCCTGATCTCCCGGAGCATCGAGCGGGAGATCCTGCCGACCACCCGTGAACTGGGCATCGGCATCACCGCGTACGGAGTGCTCTCCCGGGGCCTGATCTCCGGCCACTTCACCCGCGACCGGCAGCTCGCCGCGGGCGACTTCCGCGCCCACTCGCCCCGCTTCCAGGGCGAGAACCTCCAGCACAACCTGAACCTGGTCGACGCGCTGCGCGCGATCGCCGAGCGCAAGGGCGCCACCGTGGCGCAGACCGCCATCGCCTGGGTGCTCTCCCGGGGCGAGGACATCGTGCCGCTGGTCGGCGCCCGCACCCGGGAGCGGCTGACCGAGTCGCTCGGCGCCCTCGACGTGACGCTGGACGCGGCCGACCTGGCGGCGATCGAGGAGGCCGTACCGGCGGACGCGGCGGCCGGCGACCGCTACCCCAGCGCGCAGATGGCACACCTCGACAGCGAGCGCTGA
- a CDS encoding TetR/AcrR family transcriptional regulator → MASTSEILTAERILAATEEVLRRHGPAKATVVDVARALGVSHGSVYRHFRTKAALREAVTKRWLDRTSGKLAVIAAASERDPEARLWDWLAALFEAKRHKAGDDPELFATYTVLTDENGAVVGEHIAELTAQLTGIITQGAGSGTFSVSDPAAAARAVFQATGRFHDPCYAREWTRPGVGEEFTAVVDLLVRGLR, encoded by the coding sequence ATGGCATCGACCAGCGAGATCCTGACCGCCGAGCGCATTCTGGCGGCGACCGAGGAAGTGCTGCGCCGGCACGGCCCGGCCAAGGCCACCGTGGTGGACGTGGCCCGCGCGCTCGGCGTCAGCCATGGCAGTGTCTACCGGCACTTCCGTACCAAGGCCGCGCTGCGCGAGGCGGTCACCAAGCGCTGGCTGGACCGGACCTCCGGGAAGCTCGCCGTGATCGCCGCGGCGAGCGAGCGGGATCCCGAGGCCCGGCTGTGGGACTGGCTCGCCGCCCTGTTCGAGGCCAAGCGGCACAAGGCGGGCGACGACCCGGAGCTGTTCGCCACCTATACCGTGCTGACGGACGAGAACGGCGCGGTCGTCGGCGAGCACATAGCCGAGCTGACCGCGCAGCTGACCGGGATCATCACGCAAGGGGCCGGGTCGGGCACCTTCTCGGTGTCCGACCCGGCCGCCGCGGCCCGAGCCGTCTTCCAGGCCACCGGCCGGTTCCACGATCCCTGCTATGCCAGGGAGTGGACCCGGCCCGGCGTCGGCGAGGAGTTCACGGCCGTCGTGGACCTGCTGGTGCGGGGTCTTCGCTGA